The genome window AAGTCATGCAAAACATTACTAAAGGTACTGTGCACCCCAACCTTTACAAACTTCTGGTCAGCAATATCGCGTGCCAGGTTTTCGGCGACGGTCCGCGTCAGCGTCAATACCGGATTATAAAACCCTTGCGTGTAGATAGCTTCAGCTTGCATTGCACTTTCAAAGTACTGCGCCGTTAACGGTTCATCCATTAAAAATGAGAAGTTACTTTTCATATCGTCTAATCCCCAAGTAATTTAAATAATTCTTCCGTATGTAAACGGTTAGCTACGGTATTTATTATAATCTTGCAGGCCATTAATTAACAACTGGCAAATTGGCGAGCTAATTTTGCCGTACAGGGAAGCCAGCGGTTTTATCATCTGTCATTGATGCCAAAAAAGGCATCCCCCATTTGGAAGATGCCTTCGTTTATATTAATTTTAGAGTGTGAAATCACTTACACCGTTAGTCAGCTGTTCGTCTTGAGCCCGTCCATTTTCGTGAACCGTAACGGTCAAGTCACCGCTCAGGCCGGTCGTCTTAACCGTGAACTGGTTCCCCTGCCGAGTAACGATAACTTCAGCCGCATCCTCACCGTGCTTATCAACCACTTGAACCTTGGTCGTCCCCTCGTGCATATCAAAGAGCTGGATATTAACGTCCTTGGTGTAGTCATAATCAGCGTGCTCAGGGTGGTCGCGCGTAACCAAAATTGTGTTGTCACGGACTAGCACTGGCAAGTGGAGCTCATCATAGTGCTTCGTCAGCCACTGGCCGCCCGCAGGCACTTCATAGTGTTCGCCGTCCTGGACGATACTGGTCCATTTCCCTGCTGGCAGGTAGAAATGCACGTTTCCTTCTGGGTTGAAGACTGGGGCAACCAGAATCTGGCTACCAAACATGTACTGGTTGGCAATGGTGCGGGTATTGTAGTCATCACCAAATTCGAACCACATTGGCCGCATCAGTGGGTTCCCGTAGTGGGCACTGTGGGCCGCCTGGGTATACAGGTATGGCATCAGTGAAAGCTTCAGATTAACGTACTTCCGGCTGTTTTCAACCGCTTCGTCGTCGAAGTTCCATGGAACCCGGTAGACGTCACTACCGTGGTACCGACTATGCGAGGATAGCAGACCAAACTGAGTCCAACGCTTGTAAAGATCAGCAGTTGGGGTGTCCGGCCCGTCTTCAAACCCGCCAATGTCGTGACTCCAGAAGCCAAAGCCGGAGCTCAGGAATGACAGCCCACCGTGAAGGGTGTCAGACATGGACTTGAAGGTGGACAGGCAGTCACCGCCCCAGTGAACCGGGAACTTCTGTGAGCCGACCGTTGCGGACCGGGCAAAGACAACCGCTTCGTCGCGGCCCTTAACTTCAGCAATCACATCAAACGTGGCCTTGTTGTACTGGTAAGTGTAGTAGTTGTGTTCACGCTTCGGGTCAGAGCCGTCGAAGTAAACAGCGTCGTCCATTGGGATCCGCTCACCAAAGTCGGTCTTGAAGCAGTCAACCCCCATGTCGAGCAGCTTCTTCAGCTTGCCCTGGTACCACTTAACGGCATCCGGGTTGGTAAAGTCAATGAAGCCGTTCCCTGCTTGCCAGAGGTCCCACTGCCAAACATTGCCATCGGTCCGCTTAACCAGGTAGCCGTGTTCCTTACCTTCCTTGAACATCTGGCTCTTCTGGGCAATGTATGGGTTGATCCATACACAGACCTTAATGCCCTTGTTGTGGATTTCCTTAATCAGCTTTTCAGGGTCCGGGAATTCGTCATTGTTCCAAGTCAGGTTACTCCACTCGAAGTCGCGTTGCCAGAAGCAGTCGAAGTGGAAGACGTCCAACGGAATATGACGTTCTTCCATCCCGTTGATAAACTTCATCACAGTCTGTTCACTGTAATCGGTCAAAAAGGAAGTGGTCAGCCACAAACCGAAGGACCAGGAAGGCGGCAGTTGAACTTTACCAGTTAATTCGGTGTACTTGTGTAAAATTTCCTGTGGCGTTGGCCCGTAGATGACGAAGTATTCGAGTGATTGGCCTTCAATACTGAATTGAACCCGATCAACATTTTCGGAAGCAATTTCGAAATCCACCGGTTCCGGCTGGTTGACAAAGACACCGTAGCCATCATCAGTGATATAGAACGGAACGTTCTTGTAGGCCTGGTCAGAGCCAGTTCCCCCATCCTTGTTAATCGTCCGGACTTCCTGACCGTTCTTTACAAAGTTGCCGAAGCGTTCACCCAAGCCGTAAACGTGGGTGTCGACGCCGAGGGACAATTGTTCGCGCATGTAGTGCTTGCCGTTGTCCCGGTTCGTAATTTCACCCTGGGCGCGGTGACGGGAGGCCGTAATTTCCTTCCCATCGGCGTTGAAGGTCATCGCAAATTCTTGCCGCAGTGGCACGTTAACTTGAAGGCGCCCACTCTGCAATGAGGCTGCCTGGTCGTCAACGTGGATATCAACATCCGGGTGCTGGTCGGTCAGCTCAAAGGATGGTTCCTTCTGGTTCTGGTCAAAGTGCGTTAGCTTGACCCCGATTACATCCTCGGCGGGTGAGCTGAGCTTAATCGTGGTCATCCCGATGTTTAATTCATCCCCCCGGCCGTTAATCCGCTTGTAGGGAGCAAAAACATTCAGTTCCTTGTCTTCCTGTTCTGCCGTAAAGGCTTCTTCGGGATGATTAATTTGATATTCCTTCTTGTCTAACCAATAACCATTTGTAAACTTCATGGTAAACTTCCTTTCCTAGTCTTTGGCTGCTGAGCGTTGGCTGATTTCCTTGTTCATCTGTTCAATCTTTTCATCAGTCAAGCGGTAGAATGCAAAGACAATCATGGCCAAAATCGTAACAATAATTGGAATGATTGTCGTGGTCATCCGGATTCCAAACAAGCTGTGTGCCGTTTGCTGGTGGTTAGCAACGAAGCCGTAAGCGGCTAATACATAACCCGGAATAACCCCACCGAGGGCCATCCCAAACTTGAAGAAGAAACCAACGATTGCATTGACGATCCCGTTCTCCCGCTTACCGGTCTTCCATTCACCGTAAGTAATAACTTGTGGAACCAGGGCCCACTGGAAACCAGTCGACAAGGTTACACCAGCAGCTTCAATCGCCCGACCGATAAAGGTCCAGGTAATGTTAGTAGCAGGAACCATGAACATAATCAGGAAACCAATGACAATTACTAAGAGGCTCCCCTGCATCAATACTTGGGTCCCCAGCTTCCGGTTCAGCCATGGGGTAATCGGAACAGTCAAGAAAGCTGGCAGTGTCCCGAGCAGGTTGTACCACTGCATCAAGCCAGCATTGTGGGCATTGTAAGTCATGTAGTAAGCCCCGACAGAGTTAACAACAGACATCAGACCAAATGTAATAATGAAGAAGATTGCTAATACCCGGAGTGGCTGGTTAATCTTAAGCTGGTGGAAAAGGTCCTTCACTGAGACCGACGCTTCAGTATCGGCTGGCATGTGAATCCGTTCAGTCGACTGGCTGAAACAGAAGACCAGCACTAATGCCCCGGCAATTCCGTAAACGACCATCGTCAGGAACCAGCCCATCTTGGATGCTGCACCGGAGTAGTAACCACCAGAGAAGAGCTTAACGCAAACTGGAACACCGAAACTGACGGTCAGCGATCCCATGTTGGCAAGGAACATCCGAATTGATGACATGGAAACCAATTCCTTGTTGTTCCGGGTCATCGCCGCGTTCAATGAACCATACGGAATGTTGACAGTGGTATAAATCACCGAAAGGCCGACGTAGGTAACGTAAGCATAAACCAGTTTCCCCATTTGGCTAAAGTCCGGCACATAGAAGCAGAGCATTGCCAACACCGCGAGTGGCAAGCCCATGTAGAGCAAGTAGCCACGGTACTTACCAAACCGGGTCGTATGCTTATCGATAAAGGTACCAACAATTGGATCGTTGATTGCATCGATCAAACGAACAATTAAGAACATCGTTGCTGCATCAGCTGCCGGCAAACCATACACGTTTGTATAGAAGAACAACAAATACGTTGAAATAGTAGTGTAGATAAGGTTTTGGGCGAAATCACCAGTGGCCCAGCCAAATTTTTGCCGCCAGGGCAGTTTAATATCCGTGGCGTTAAGTGCTTGGTTTTGCACAATAATCACATCCTCAAATGATATAAGTATTTCGTAAGTTAGTTTTGTTTCACAACAAACTAAAAATACCACCATTTTCGTCGTTTGTAAACGCTTTATTTTAAATAATTTACAACCAGGGTCCGGTTTCTCCCGCCTGATTGTAGTACAATCAAATTATTACCCAGCACTTCGCCGTCCTGGCGAGTTGCTATGATGGATACTGGAGGAACATACATTGTCATCTACTAACCGTGACCTCAACCGGCTCACCAACCTGAAGCTCGTCAAACAACAACTTTTTAACCATCCCGCAATTTCCCGGGCGGCCGTTGCCCGGAATACGGGATTAACTCGGTCAACAACCTCCTCGTTGTTCGCCGAACTCGATCGGCAAGGATTCGTTCGTCACCTCGGGCGCGGGCAAGCGACGGAAAACGGCGGCCGCAAACCGGAACTCTACACTATCAACACCCATTACGGCTACATTGCCTGCTTTAACCTGACTTACGATAGTCTTTACGTTATGTTTCTCTATGCTGACGGCCAGGAAATTAGTTTTCAGCAGATTGCTTTAACTAACCACGAGCTCTTGCAGGTAATGGAAATCATTAATCAGCAGTTAGCCACAACCGCAGCGCACAACGATACCGAGCACGGTTTGCTAGGCATCAGCTTCTCCATTCATGCCGTGGTCGAAGACGATCAAATTGTTCATTCTCCTTACTACCCCCTCCACGGAATCAACCTCCAGAAGTATTATCAGGATCGTTATCACGTCCCAGTTAAAATTGGCAACGAAGCAAACCTGGCCGCAATATACGAACGGGACTACGGGAAGCAGAATAGTGCTGACAACTTTCTGGTCCTCAGTATTCACCGGGGACCAGGGATCGGCGTCATTGCCAACCGTGAACTCTTCACTGGCTACCGGGGCATGGTGGGAGAGCTCGGCAGCGTTAAGATTCCAAACCGGCAGGGGCGGGTCACAGAGCTTGGTGACGTCTTCTCCAGCGACCACTTTCTCGCCCGCCTAGGCCAAGCTACTGGCACCACCATTAACAATTTCACCGCTGCTCAGCAGGCAGTTCGACAGCATGGTGACGCTACTAAAGCGGTCCTGACTGATTTTGCGACCGTTACTGGCCAGTTGATTTTCAACCTTCAAATGCTGTATGGACCAGAAAAAATCTTAATCAATTCCCCCCTCGTTGAAAATATTCCAGAGCTAGGCGCCTTAATTCAGGCGGCGACTATCCAATGTGGCTGTCAGGTGCCCGTAATTATCATCAAGGGTGCACAATATGTGTCGCTACTCGGCGCCGGTGCCCTCTTAATTCGCCAGGTTCTTGGCTTAGAAGACGTTGCCCTCCAGTTCCAATGGTTCCGTAAAATCGGCTAGGAAAAGCGCAGTTTACGCATCATTTTCCATAGCACAATCCGTAAAAATGGCCTTCAAAGATCGGTAAAACCCGAATCTCTGAAGGCCATTATGTTCTCTTTCTTATATTATTAACTAGAAAAGTTTTTGTTCCGTTTCCACCGCACTGCTGAATGGTCCTGCAGTGACCTTCACCCCGTCACGGTGGTTGCCAAAGTAGTCACTATCGAAGGTGATTGGGGTTCCATCAGGATTTTCGTACTTTTCTTCTGGTTCAAAGGCCATTGGAATCGTCGCTGTAGAAATCACGCCATCAGCCTTTTCAGGAACAAAATCGTACAGGTTGGTCTTTAGGTAGAGGCCATCCTCCCGCTTCTCAAGTGCTAGTTTGACCTGGTCAGCGGTGTCGACAAACGGATTCTCCTCCTTCGCCGTAGCTTGGGCGCCATTCAAGTAGACATTCCCCGCTGACCAAACTGGCAAATGGCTGTAATAGTGGTCGCTGTTTGGCGCGTAAATCCCACAGTAGCCGTCAAACTGCTTATCCCATTCCGCAAAGGTCGGGTAGTCACTAAATGGTTTGGTGCCGACTTCGAAGTTGTAGTCATCCCAGTCATCTGGCTCGTCCTTCTTCATCTCCGCCAGCTTCTGCATTTCTGGACGCAGTTGCTGTTGAACGAAGATGTTGTTGTAGAACTTATTATCACCATGCTGGATGGTCATGAAGCCCATGACCTTGGTACCATGAATTTCGTGGTAAGGCGTAAAACGGTTCGATGGCAGGTTAACTGAGTTATTGTCGGTCCCCCGACCAGTAGCGGTAAAGCTCCCGGCAATCAGGTTATGCACCATGGCAACCCCTTGTGCAGCAAAGCGGATTGAGCGCTCAGACAGGAAGAGGTTGTTGTCAATCAGGGTTGGCCCAAAGGAGACTTCAATCCAAATGTCTTCGCCCAAGCCGCTCAGGACGTCATCGATGTTGTCCTGGTCAACTTTAAAGTCATTTGGCAGGCTGTTGTGGTCAAAAAGGTTTTGGGTGACCCGAGTTCCCTGCGCCTGCCAGTCCAGCCACAGGCCCCGTGTACAGTGGTGAATGTGGTTGTGCCGGTAAGTAACGTCGATGGCGGCGTGCATCTTGATGCCACCAATTTCGGCCCCAGCCAGGTTTTGGCGGACATTAATATCGTGGATATCGTTATCTTCAATCAAGGAGCAGATACCACCGAGGTGCCCAACGATTCCAGTCTGCCCACAATCATGAATGTGGTTATGCCGGATAATATGGGAGCCCACATGCTCCTTATCCCAGCCCTCGTAGGAAGCCTGGCAAATAGCGTCCCGCTCAGTCTGGGTACCGTCCTTGTACTTCCACTTGAGCCACTTATTATCATTGTTCGGTTGGAGGTACTTGCCAAGGGAAATACCAGAACACTTGGAGTGCGAAACATCACAGTCTTCTACAATCCAACCCTTAGACCAGTGCGGGCCGATCATCCCCTCCTGGTAAGCTGTCGGCGGTGCCCATTGGGTTGCCGCCTTAGTAACGCCGAAGCCAGACAGCGTAATGTAGCCAATTCCCTCTTGCTGAGGGTAGAAGCAATTCTCACGAACATTGATTTCCACGTTCTCTTTATTCGGGTCCGCCCCCTGGAAGTTGGCGTAAATCACCGTTTCATTTTGTTCCTCGTCCTGTTCCGTGAACCAGGTCAACAGCGTGTCTTCAGGGTACCAGGACTTCATATTCTTGACTGGTGACTTAACCTCGTCCAAGCTATTAACTTCGTAAAGGGCCTTATCGTTCAGGTACACTTCCCCCGTGTGGGCAACGATCCGGGCATCAAACCAATCTCCTAGGACCCGGGTAGTATACGGATTATAGTTACCAAAAATGCTATTTGGAATCCGCACTTGCCAAACATCGCCAGCCAGTGCCTCCCAAGTGGCAACCCGTTCGGCACCGGTAATTACTGCGCCCAGTGGTTCAGTTGACCGGTAAATAATCCGCTGTTCCGCGGTCCCAGCGTGCTTGGGATCAACGTTTTCCCGATAGGTTCCTGGCGCAACTAGGACCTCATCCCCCGGCATGGCAAGATTGGCTGCTGACTGGATGGCCTTGAAAGGGCGCTCCTGGGAACCGTCCCCGTTGATAGGCGCATTAATATCTACATAAATTTTCATCCTAATAACCTTCTTTCATTTACTTACTAACAGCTGTATTTCGCTGGTCCTCAATTTCGTGGTTAATCTTATCTACCTCCGGATCTGACAGTGGGTATTTGCTCATGATCCACATTGCAATCAAGGCGAGAACGATTGGTACCCAGATCATCGAAATCGAAATTCCTGTTAGGGCTGAGGCAGGCTGACTAGCCTTATTACCGTCAAAGTGACAAAAGGCGTTGATGTATCCCGGAATGATTCCACCGAGCGCCAAACCAATCTTGAAGAATAGTCCCATGATGGAGTTGATGATTCCGGCGACCCGTTTCTTAGAATGCCATTCACCATAGGAGATAACTTCTGGCACCAGTGACCACATGTAACCAGTTGCCGCCGTAATTCCCCACTGCATGATAAACCGGCCAATATATCCCAAAGCAATGCTGTTCTTGAAGGCTGGGAATGACCAGACCCACAAAATCAATTGACCAATGATAAAGAGAATCAGGAAGAGGTAGAAGAAGCCCTTCTTGCCAATCTTACGCCGGACAATCGGCCAGAGAAAGACGAGGAAAATCCCCGGAATTGACCCAATCAGGTTAATTGAAGCCATCCATTCAGAATGACCAATATTATACTGAACGAAGAATGGCCAAACGGTATTTCCAAAGAACATGAAAGTAAAGCCGATGAGGAAGAACCACCCCAGAATCTGTAATGGCTTGTTTTGAATCAGTTCATTCCACAGGTCGGAAAACTTAACCGAAGCCGTTTCTTCCTGGGTCGGCAGGACCCGTTCTTTAATTCCGAAGTAGGTACAGAGGAGCATGATGAACCCGATGATCATGTAGACCGAAATCACCTTAAAGTAAGCTCCAGCTGCCTGCGGTGAAGCATAGTTACCCAAATTTAGTTTAATGCCAAAAAAGCCAATGTCTTTAAGCTGCTTGGCAGGCGATGCCAACTGCACAAACAGCGGCAAGAAGGTGTAAACCAAGAGGTTCCCGATGTTGGCTTCCGTCATCCGGACGGTCGTTAAGGTCGATACTTCGTCATTATCACGGGTCAACGAAGCATTCAGCGACCCGTATGGGATATTAACAAAGGAGTAGATTAACGCCGTTGCAAGGTAGGAGAAGAAAGCATACAGGACGTTTCCCCGTACCGCAGGAATCGGCAGGAAGAGCAGAGCACAGCAAATCGTCAGCGGGATCCCAAAGTAAATTAGGAACGGACGGTACTTGCCGCCATGCTTAAAGTGGCTCTTATCGACAACCGTTCCAACCCAGGGGTCCCAAAAAACGTTGACCCACCGAACAATCAAGAAGATTGTCGCCCCGGCTGCGGCCGAAATTCCAAAAACCGTCGTCAGGTAGAAGAGCAGCATGGAACCAATTGTTCCGAAAATTAAGTTTTGTGCTAAATCACCGGCACCATAACAAATTCGCTCACGCCACGAAAGTTTAGCAAACTCATTTACTGCTTGCTTAGAAGTATTGTCCATTGAAGATTCGTCCTTTCAAATCAAAACTAAAAAAAGCAATTAAAGTAAGTTAGCTGAATAAGAGCGGATAATTTTCAATCCACGATCATTGTATTCGCTTTCAAGGATGAAAAATAGGTCATAAACTGACAGCTATTTGTCAATTTATGACCTTTTATTAATTAACTATTCGAAATAACCTGTCCGGTTTTTAGAAGTAACAGACCGCTTCCGCCGGGTCTGCTTACGGTATTCGCTCGGTGTAGCGCCCGACCACTTCTTAAACTGTTTGCTGAAAATTGAAATATTGCCCGCCCCAACTAAGCTGGCGATTTCATCGATTGAATTGTGGGAGTTTTCCAGAAGGCGTTGCGCTTTTTGATAACGCTCCCGATTAATGTAATACAAGGGCGTAATCCCATAAACCTTCTTAAAGACCCGGTGACCGTAGCCGCTGCTAATTCCCAAGTGATAACAAATTTCCTCAAAGTTGAATGATGGATTTTCGTCGTCATTATTGACCCGGTTTTCAATACTGACAACCAGGTCCCGGGCCACTTTGGCTTCTTTGTCTGAGTATGGCAGCCGGTGGTGGTCCTTAACCCGGTCAATCTCCTGGTCAACGTCCCGAAGGAAGTTAAGGAGTGTAATTTCAATTGCAACCCGGTTGGCAAAATTATTAACCTGTTCCCGGTTACTGCTGAGCTGGGCAATTGCTGCCAAAGTATCGGTACAGATTCGTGCCAGTACTGATCCGGCGGGAATCCGCTGATTGGCAACCAGCCCAATCAACCGGGACCGCACGAGCATATCCTCAAAGTCAAAATGCAGGCAGCTATACGTCATCGGCGTTTGAGTACTCTGGTTGCTATTTGTATGGTAGGTTTCTGGTGCAATAATAATCGCGTCACCCGGACCTAGTTCGATGGTGGGGCCACCTTTAATTTCCGTCAATTGACACCCCTTGCTAATGGTCATCAGTTCAAATACCTGGTGTCGTTGCTCAAAAAAATGCCAGCCCCCAGCAACCGTATGACGGTGTCCGCCAAACATATATAAGCCCGATTCAATTGTCGGAAAAGAAATAAACTGTTGCACCCTTGTCACCCCTCAATTAACAACTAATCCTAATTAGTCTTTTTATTACCAAAATTTGTCTATTTATAACTATCTCTTGAACAAAAACATTTGTAAAAACGCTTCCAATTTCGTCTTTTTATGTTATTATAATAGACGTTAGTTGGTTAATCAAACCAACGCAATTATAAACAACTAACTCACTCTGTTAACTTACATTTATTCTTGTTTTTATATAAGGGGTTAAAATCATGAAACATAAACTATCTGCAGGGTGGATTTATTTCTTTGCCGCTTTGGGTGGCTTACTTTTCGGTTACGATACGGGATCCATTTCTGGTGCCATCCTATTTATTGAAAAGCAATTATCCTTGAATTCTTGGCAACAAGGTTCCGTCGTTTCCGCTGTATTGCTGGGTGCCATTCTGGGTGCCGTTACCATTGGACCTTTCTCAGACCACTTTGGTCGGCGGAAACTCCTGATGGTTACTTCAATTATCTTCTTCGTTGGGGCCTTAGGTTCCGGAGTTGCTCCTGAATTCTGGACCCTGATTATTTCCCGGGTAATTCTGGGGCTCGGTGTTGGTTCTGCTTCAGCACTGATTCCGACCTACCTGGCCGAATTAGCACCAGTTGCTAAACGGGGAATGATGTCCGGGCTCTTCCAGCTAATGGTTATGACCGGGTTACTGTTCGCCTACCTGTTCAACTACTGGTTGCAAGGCATTTACACCGGTTGGCGGTGGATGCTTGGCGTGGCTGCCGTACCAGCTGCCGTTCTCTTTGTCGGGGCAATTATTCTGCCTGAATCGCCACGTTACCTGGTACGGAACGACAAGGAAAATGTTGCCCGTGAAGTTCTGATGGCAATGAACCAAAACGACGCCAACGTAGTTAATGATGATATTGCCAAGATTCAAAAGCAGGCCGCCATTAAGTCTGGTGGTTGGAGCGAACTGTTTGGTTTGATGGTTCGGCCAGCCCTGCTTGCCGCTGTCGGCCTGGCAATTTTCCAACAGGTCATGGGTTGTAACACGGTGCTCTACTACGCCCCAACCATCTTTACTGATGCAGGCTTCGGTGTGCACTTCGCACTGCTCTCCCACATTTGGATTGGGATTTTCAACGTCATCATTACTGTGATTGGGATCTGGCTGATGAACCGGGTTAGCCGGCGGAAGATGTTAATCGTCGGTGGTTGGCTGATGGCTATTACCCTATTCATCATGTGCTGGGGACTGATGCACTCCAGCGATTCCAAGTTTGCCGCTGACGTTGCCGTAATTTCCATGGTAATCTACATCGCTTCGTTCTCTGGTACCTGGGGCCCAATCATGTGGACAATGATTGGTGAAATGTTCCCACTGAACATCCGTGGTTTAGGAAACTCCTTCTCCGCTGGTGTCAACTGGACTGCGAACATGATTGTTTCCCTGACCTTCCCACCTCTTCTGAGCTTCTTTGGTAAGGGTACTCTGTTCATCGGTTACGGTGTCTTCTGTCTGCTCGCCATCTGGTTTGTCCACACCAAGGTCTTCGAAACCCAAGGCAAGTCCCTGGAAAGTATCGAACAATGGCTGCGTGACCAGGCTGCCAAGAAAAAAGCTGCTAAGAACGATTAATAATTAAATTAAGCGTTGACGATAACTTTCGCCAACGCTTTTGTATACATTAAAACGTCCCGCACAATGCGAGACGTTTTGCGTTACTCTACATTTTTTACTTCGTTCGGCCAGCGCAGGCGAAGCTGATAATGGTCAAGCTGGAGTGCCCGATGAATTGCTAGTGAGCTGGCTCCCAACAGCGAAGTCATCCGGGAGCCCACAATCTTTTTAATCGGTGAGAAGGCTCCCATCTCCACTAATTTAGTCCGAATCTGTTCATACAGCTCTGGAATATCCTCAAAGAGGGTCGAGTTAAAGTAGACCTCCTGCGGGCCAAAGGAAACAATCGCATTATACGATGCTTCCGCGATTAATTCCGCCGCGTGGTCAAAGATCTGCAGGACCTGGCTATCATAGTGGTAGAGGCGGACCAGCTCAGCGCTGCTAATCTTGTCTATCCCCTTGACTGCTTTTACTTGACCAATAATTGCGTCCTCGGAACACAGTGATTCCATCTTTACCAGCTTTTTACTCCCGGTAGCAAAACGGTCAATCATCAGGGTCCGGCCGATTTCCCCAGCCATCCCGCGATTTCCCCGGTAAAGCTGGCCGTTGG of Limosilactobacillus oris contains these proteins:
- a CDS encoding sugar porter family MFS transporter translates to MKHKLSAGWIYFFAALGGLLFGYDTGSISGAILFIEKQLSLNSWQQGSVVSAVLLGAILGAVTIGPFSDHFGRRKLLMVTSIIFFVGALGSGVAPEFWTLIISRVILGLGVGSASALIPTYLAELAPVAKRGMMSGLFQLMVMTGLLFAYLFNYWLQGIYTGWRWMLGVAAVPAAVLFVGAIILPESPRYLVRNDKENVAREVLMAMNQNDANVVNDDIAKIQKQAAIKSGGWSELFGLMVRPALLAAVGLAIFQQVMGCNTVLYYAPTIFTDAGFGVHFALLSHIWIGIFNVIITVIGIWLMNRVSRRKMLIVGGWLMAITLFIMCWGLMHSSDSKFAADVAVISMVIYIASFSGTWGPIMWTMIGEMFPLNIRGLGNSFSAGVNWTANMIVSLTFPPLLSFFGKGTLFIGYGVFCLLAIWFVHTKVFETQGKSLESIEQWLRDQAAKKKAAKND